From the genome of Bombyx mori chromosome 16, ASM3026992v2, one region includes:
- the LOC105842055 gene encoding glucose dehydrogenase [FAD, quinone], whose product MEAAGALASLAPSPITVLGLIPLLALGITYFRYQQYDPESYVTDINAVMPIYDFVVVGGGSAGAVVASRLSEIGNWTVLLLEAGYDENEISDIPALAGYTQLSEMDWKFQTTPSNNRSYCLAMNGDRCNWPRGKVLGGSSVLNAMVYVRGNRNDYDLWEALGNPGWSYDSVLPYFLKSEDNRNPYLVNTPYHAAGGYLTVQEAPWRTPLSVAFLKAGMELGYENRDINGAKQTGFMLTQATMRRGSRCSTAKAFLRPVRHRDNLHVALGAQVTRILINPVKKQAYGVEFIRNGVKQKVRIKREVVMSAGALATPHLMMLSGVGPAEHLREHGIPLIANLKVGHNLQDHVGLGGLTFVVNKPVTFKKDRFQTFAVAMNYILSEKGPMTTQGVEGLAFVNTKYAPPSGAWPDIQFHFAPSSVNSDGGEQIRKILNLRDRVYNTVYKPIENTETWTILPLLLRPKSSGWVKLRSRNPFQPPSIEPNYFAYKEDIKVLTEGIKIAMAISNTTSFQRYGSRPHNIPLPGCQHHVLFSDEYWECSLKHFSFTIYHPTGTCKMGPKHDQEAVVDPRLRVHGVANLRVVDASVMPTIISGNPNAPVIMIAEKASDMIKEDWLVL is encoded by the exons ATGGAGGCGGCAGGAGCTTTGGCGAGCTTGGCACCGTCGCCGATTACCGTGTTGGGTCTGATACCACTCCTGGCATTAGGGATCACGTACTTCAGATACCAACAATACGATCCGGAATCCTACGTTACGGACATCAATGCT GTGATGCCGATTTATGACTTCGTGGTAGTGGGGGGAGGTTCGGCCGGCGCTGTGGTTGCGTCGCGCCTTTCCGAGATCGGCAACTGGACCGTCCTCCTCCTCGAGGCGGGATACGACGAGAACGAGATCTCGGACATCCCCGCACTGGCGGGCTACACGCAACTCTCCGAAATGGACTGGAAGTTCCAAACGACACCTTCGAACAATCGTTCGTATTGTTTAGCCATGAACGGTGATAGATGTAATTGGCCGAGAGGTAAAGTTCTGGGTGGCAGCAGCGTACTCAATGCCATGGTATACGTTAGAGGAAACCGTAACGATTACGACTTGTGGGAGGCACTCGGTAATCCTGGATGGTCGTACGATTCCGTTCTGCCTTATTTCCTAAAATCAGAAGACAATCGGAACCCCTACTTAGTGAACACGCCGTATCACGCGGCCGGTGGATACCTGACCGTTCAAGAAGCACCATGGCGTACTCCATTATCAGTTGCGTTCTTAAAAGCCGGCATGGAACTGGGTTACGAGAACCGAGACATAAATGGAGCGAAACAGACTGGGTTCATGTTGACGCAGGCGACTATGAGGCGCGGGAGTCGATGCAGCACAGCCAAAGCGTTTCTAAGACCCGTGCGACACAGGGACAACCTTCACGTTGCGCTCGGAGCACAAGTCACCAGAATACTTATTAATCCAGTCAAAAAACAAGCATATGGGGTGGAGTTCATACGCAACGGCGTCAAACAGAAAGTCAGGATTAAGAGAGAAGTGGTAATGTCGGCCGGAGCATTGGCAACACCTCACTTGATGATGCTTAGCGGGGTTGGACCAGCGGAACACCTCAGGGAACACGGCATTCCTTTGATAGCGAATTTGAAAGTCGGCCACAACTTACAAGACCATGTCGGTTTGGGTGGATTGACCTTCGTAGTCAACAAGCCCGTCACGTTCAAGAAGGACCGATTCCAGACATTTGCTGTGGCCATGAACTACATTCTATCTGAAAAGGGACCAATGACGACCCAAGGCGTTGAAGGATTGGCTTTCGTCAATACAAAATACGCTCCGCCATCAGGGGCTTGGCCCGATATTCAGTTCCATTTCGCTCCTAGTTCAGTAAACTCTGATGGCGGAGAACAGATCCGAAAAATCTTGAATTTGCGAGATCGAGTTTACAATACCGTGTACAAACCCATTGAAAATACCGAAACCTGGACCATTCTTCCGTTACTTCTGCGCCCGAAAAGCTCCGGTTGGGTTAAATTGAGGAGTCGCAACCCTTTCCAGCCCCCCTCGATAGAGCCTAACTATTTCGCGTACAAGGAGGATATCAAAGTACTGACGGAAGGCATAAAGATCGCTATGGCGATTTCGAATACCACTTCTTTCCAAAGATACGGATCAAGGCCCCACAACATTCCCCTGCCCGGTTGCCAACACCACGTGCTCTTTAGTGACGAATACTGGGAGTGCAGTTTGAAGCACTTCTCTTTTACGATTTACCACCCCACCGGGACCTGCAAGATGGGGCCAAAACATGATCAAGAAGCCGTCGTAGACCCAAGGCTGCGAGTGCACGGTGTTGCCAACCTGCGGGTCGTGGACGCGAGTGTCATGCCGACCATTATAAGTGGCAACCCCAACGCTCCTGTCATCATGATAGCTGAGAAAGCATCGGACATGATCAAGGAGGACTGGCTTGTATTATGA